A window from Festucalex cinctus isolate MCC-2025b chromosome 12, RoL_Fcin_1.0, whole genome shotgun sequence encodes these proteins:
- the slc4a1ap gene encoding kanadaptin isoform X2 — MAASEQLDESVINTAAKETNSAMSTDECSGAENDTEREKKAKPGDDQKTTDLFKKPTAFAAPLASKRSLNAAAAPSEPAAETRCEKKNNEAQVEDTNCEPSVAPVDYNEAPEKNANGDQHRDVPPVTVKTESKSRALPSKVPPTGKFPPLPYTEPKWGGPAPADVYSLEILKNGTIVDKVPLAHRGYFVVGRLPVCDVTLEHPSISRYHAVVQYRQQPGEGESVGEDRGFYIQDLGSTHGTVVNKNKIPPSTYIRLRVGHVLKFGGSTRLFILQGPEFDEEEESELTVTELREQARKQRATLEKRMLGDGSDEEEGEKDQEKSGKSKVSSEDSGCSWGMAEEAFPEEDENEENPFSTEFQEDQEAAYLKDPKKALQGFYDREGEELEFEYEDKSHGSWLCRIKLPVDDALGRQLVAEVTHTGKKKDAAVQCCLEACRMLEARGLLRQEAVSRKRKKKNWEDEDYYDSDDDTFLDRTGTVEKKRKERMKKAGKIEERPETYESLLAKLSQVEKEVAETQNKLGARGKDASGCSSDDPLDAFMTAVRSDASMDASMDAVERRKLHVHIADLRKDAQRLRKLVELTRPSQLPSLVPSGSSTSEKPKKALPLFGAMKGGSKFKLKTGTIGKLPPKQTVLPPALFNMKELPPGGEEEEEEEDEEKREAEQETAEKKEDHEDKVCELDVDPVEASGLISQQTSGQKGDKSVPEPKEQSPVKRKSKTCTDTGNPLSHRNPEPPSSESRDKDDEDVSPRKKKKVMGPSRPHVQLSSQYPQDDPDYCVWVPPTGQTGDGRTHLNDKYGY, encoded by the exons ATGGCCGCCTCCGAACAGCTAGACGAGAGCGTGATAAACACGGCTGCAAAAGAAACCAACTCTGCGATGTCAACAGACGAGTGCTCGGGAGCAGAGAACGACACAGAACGCGAAAAGAAAGCAAAGCCCGGAGATGACCAGAAAACAACGGACCTTTTTAAAAAACCAACTGCGTTCGCTGCTCCTCTCGCCAGCAAACGCAGCCTGAACGCTGCTGCCGCTCCATCCGAACCCGCAGCCGAGACCAGATGCGAGAAAAAGAACAACGAAGCACAAGTTGAGGACACTAATTGTGAGCCGTCTGTTGCTCCAGTGGACTACAACGAAGCGCCTGAAAAGAATGCAAATGGGGATCAACACAGAGACGTTCCTCCAGTAACCGTGAAAACAGAATCGAAATCTAGAGCGCTCCCGTCCAAGGTTCCGCCCACCGGCAAATTCCCCCCTCTCCCATACACAGAGCCGAAGTGGGGTGGCCCTGCTCCGGCAGATGTCTATTCTCTTGAAATTCTGAAAAACGGCACCATAGTGGACAAAGTGCCACTTGCGCATCGAGGTTACTTCGTGGTTGGACGTTTGCCGGTGTGTGACGTCACCCTGGAACACCCGTCCATCTCCAGGTACCATGCTGTCGTTCAATACCGCCAGCAGCCCGGCGAAGGGGAGTCTGTCGGCGAGGATCGAGGTTTCTACATCCAGGATTTGGGCAGCACACACGGTACCGTCGTCAACAAGAACAAGATCCCTCCCAGCACGTACATCAGACTCCGTGTTGGACACGTTCTTAAGTTCGGCGGCAGCACGAGGCTATTCATCTTACAG GGTCCAGAATTTGATGAAGAAGAGGAATCTGAACTAACAGTCACCGAGCTAAGGGAGCAAGCCAGGAAACAGAGGGCGACGCTAGAGAAAAGAATGCTGGGAGATGGTTCTGATGAAGAAGAGGGAGAGAAGGACCAAGAGAAAAGCGGCAAGAGCAAAGTGTCCAGTGAAGACTCCGGCTGCTCTTGGGGAATGG CTGAGGAGGCGTTTCCGGAAGAGGACGAAAATGAGGAGAACCCCTTTTCAACAGAGTTCCAAGAAGACCAGGAAGCTGCCTACTTAAAGGACCCGAAGAAGGCCTTACAGGGTTTTTATGACAGGGAAG GCgaagagctggagtttgagtATGAAGACAAAAGCCACGGCAGCTGGCTCTGCAGGATCAA GCTGCCAGTGGACGATGCTTTGGGCCGACAGCTTGTTGCCGAGGTGACCCACACGGGGAAGAAGAAAGACGCGGCAGTCCAGTGCTGCCTCGAGGCCTGTCGGATGCTCGAAGCCAGAGGACTCTTGCGCCAAGAAGCAG TGTCCCGCAAGCGCAAGAAAAAGAACTGGGAAGATGAGGACTACTACGACAGTGACGATGACACCTTCCTGGATCGGACAGGCACCGTTGAAAAGAAGAGGAAAGAGAGGATGAAAAAAGCAGGAAAGATTGAAGAGCGGCCGGAGACGTATGAATCACTG CTGGCCAAGCTATCACAGGTGGAGAAGGAGGTCGCAGAAACCCAGAACAAGCTCGGCGCCCGTGGGAAAG ACGCTTCCGGCTGTTCAAGCGACGACCCGCTGGACGCCTTCATGACGGCTGTGCGCAGCGACGCCAGCATGGACGCCAGCATGGACGCCGTCGAGCGCAGGAAGCTCCACGTGCACATCGCTGATCTGCGAAAAGACGCCCAGCGCCTCCGCAAGTTGGTGGAACTCACTCGCCCGTCGCAGCTTCCCTCGCTGGTCCCCAG CGGAAGCTCAACATCCGAGAAACCGAAAAAAGCATTGCCGCTTTTTGGAGCCATGAAGGGAGGAAGCAAGTTCAAACTGAAGACTGGCACTATTGGG AAGTTGCCTCCTAAGCAGACCGTCTTGCCTCCTGCGCTGTTTAACATGAAAGAACTTCCAcctggaggagaagaagaagaggaggaggaggatgaagaaaAAAGGGAGGCAGAGCAGGAGACGGCTGAAAAAAAGGAGGATCATGAAGATAAAGTGTGCGAGTTGGACGTTGATCCCGTAGAGGCCAGTGGCCTCATTTCGCAACAGACTTCAGGACAGAAAGGAGACAAATCGGTGCCGGAGCCAAAAG AGCAAAGTCCTGTAAAGAGGAAAAGTAAAACTTGTACTGACACAGGGAACCCACTTTCTCATCGGAACCCTGAGCCACCATCTTCTG aATCCAGAGACAAAGATGACGAGGATGTCAGtccaagaaagaaaaagaaagtcaTGGGCCCCAGCAGG
- the supt7l gene encoding STAGA complex 65 subunit gamma → MMRYWGEIPGPAGAPASRSSFDLLQREFRSVEMQDPPLHQPSAQRPRPTTMLDVPSEPCSLTIHTVQLCQHARRLRGLLAAAQGQSSTSSEAGGRLEDVDANLSLRPPTPPAMPDDLLPIDSKDPRQPFQLRHSDPESDFYKGRGEPVTELSWPSCRQLLYQSVATILAHAGFETAQESVLETLTDLVHEHYLRLTRLLRVAVDREARLGASPFPDVMEQVFHEVGIGSVLALQRFWQVRIKDYHSYMLQVSNDLSEEYERLVNPEKALEDSKPLRIKEEPLSDISFPVSEEPEADLASGDQALPMGVLGAHGERLSAGLDAGHSPHASSGGVANNSPLWPQVKMEPHDGDEGQGAAHQPHPHHHHHLSGDVFEEGDPMSTMSESGGAMGSSPAGAASDGSFASHSPDSLMSTSPVFNQRPKKRAKKM, encoded by the exons ATGATGCGCTACTGGGGCGAGATCCCTGGGCCTGCAGGGGCTCCGGCCAGTCGCAGCTCCTTTGATTTGCTCCAGCGGGAGTTTCGATCGGTGGAGATGCAGGATCCTCCGCTGCATCAGCCGTCGGCCCAGCGTCCACGCCCCACCACCATGCTGGATGTCCCGTCCGAGCCTTGCAGTCTCACCATTCACACGGTGCAGCTGTGCCAGCACGCCCGCCGCCTTCGTGGCCTTTTGGCGGCGGCTCAGGGTCAGAGCTCGACATCTTCCGAGGCTGGCGGCAGGCTGGAGGATGTTGATGCAAACCTGTCCCTGCGCCCTCCCACCCCACCCGCCATGCCTGATGACTTGCTACCAATTGACAGCAAAGATCCCCGGCAACCCTTTCAACTCCGCCACAGTGACCCTGAAAGTGACTTTTATAA GGGTAGAGGGGAGCCGGTCACAGAGCTGAGTTGGCCCTCCTGCAGACAACTCCTTTATCAGTCAGTGGCCACCATCTTGGCCCACGCGGGCTTCGAGACAGCCCAGGAGAGCGTGCTAGAAACTCTGACTGACCTGGTTCACGAGCACTACCTCCGCCTGACCCGCCTCCTGCGGGTAGCTGTGGACAGGGAGGCACGGCTGGGGGCCAGTCCCTTTCCTGACGTGATGGAGCAAGTTTTCCATGAAGTGGGCATCGGCAGTGTGCTCGCCCTGCAGCGCTTCTGGCAAGTGCGCATCAAGGACTATCATAGCTACATGTTACAG GTCAGTAATGATCTCTCAGAAGAGTACGAAAGGTTGGTGAATCCTGAAAAGGCTCTGGAGGACTCAAAGCCCCTCAGGATCAAGGAGGAGCCCCTGAGTGACATTTCCTTCCCTGTTAGCGAGGAGCCAGAGGCCGACCTCGCGTCTGGGGACCAAGCCTTGCCCATGGGGGTCCTCGGGGCTCACGGCGAGAGGCTGTCCGCAGGCCTGGATGCCGGCCACTCTCCTCACGCCTCGA GTGGTGGTGTGGCCAACAACTCCCCCTTGTGGCCACAGGTCAAAATGGAACCGCATGACGGTGATGAAGGCCAAGGTGCTGCTCACCAGCCTCATCctcaccaccatcaccacctGAGTGGGGACGTGTTTGAGGAGGGGGACCCCATGTCGACGATGAGCGAGTCGGGGGGCGCCATGGGGTCTTCTCCCGCTGGCGCGGCGTCAGATGGCAGCTTTGCCTCACATTCGCCCGACTCCCTGATGAGCACATCACCAGTCTTCAACCAGAGACCCAAGAAGAGAGCCAAGAAGATGTGA
- the slc4a1ap gene encoding kanadaptin isoform X1 — MAASEQLDESVINTAAKETNSAMSTDECSGAENDTEREKKAKPGDDQKTTDLFKKPTAFAAPLASKRSLNAAAAPSEPAAETRCEKKNNEAQVEDTNCEPSVAPVDYNEAPEKNANGDQHRDVPPVTVKTESKSRALPSKVPPTGKFPPLPYTEPKWGGPAPADVYSLEILKNGTIVDKVPLAHRGYFVVGRLPVCDVTLEHPSISRYHAVVQYRQQPGEGESVGEDRGFYIQDLGSTHGTVVNKNKIPPSTYIRLRVGHVLKFGGSTRLFILQGPEFDEEEESELTVTELREQARKQRATLEKRMLGDGSDEEEGEKDQEKSGKSKVSSEDSGCSWGMAEEAFPEEDENEENPFSTEFQEDQEAAYLKDPKKALQGFYDREGEELEFEYEDKSHGSWLCRIKLPVDDALGRQLVAEVTHTGKKKDAAVQCCLEACRMLEARGLLRQEAVSRKRKKKNWEDEDYYDSDDDTFLDRTGTVEKKRKERMKKAGKIEERPETYESLLAKLSQVEKEVAETQNKLGARGKDASGCSSDDPLDAFMTAVRSDASMDASMDAVERRKLHVHIADLRKDAQRLRKLVELTRPSQLPSLVPSGSSTSEKPKKALPLFGAMKGGSKFKLKTGTIGKLPPKQTVLPPALFNMKELPPGGEEEEEEEDEEKREAEQETAEKKEDHEDKVCELDVDPVEASGLISQQTSGQKGDKSVPEPKEQSPVKRKSKTCTDTGNPLSHRNPEPPSSAESRDKDDEDVSPRKKKKVMGPSRPHVQLSSQYPQDDPDYCVWVPPTGQTGDGRTHLNDKYGY, encoded by the exons ATGGCCGCCTCCGAACAGCTAGACGAGAGCGTGATAAACACGGCTGCAAAAGAAACCAACTCTGCGATGTCAACAGACGAGTGCTCGGGAGCAGAGAACGACACAGAACGCGAAAAGAAAGCAAAGCCCGGAGATGACCAGAAAACAACGGACCTTTTTAAAAAACCAACTGCGTTCGCTGCTCCTCTCGCCAGCAAACGCAGCCTGAACGCTGCTGCCGCTCCATCCGAACCCGCAGCCGAGACCAGATGCGAGAAAAAGAACAACGAAGCACAAGTTGAGGACACTAATTGTGAGCCGTCTGTTGCTCCAGTGGACTACAACGAAGCGCCTGAAAAGAATGCAAATGGGGATCAACACAGAGACGTTCCTCCAGTAACCGTGAAAACAGAATCGAAATCTAGAGCGCTCCCGTCCAAGGTTCCGCCCACCGGCAAATTCCCCCCTCTCCCATACACAGAGCCGAAGTGGGGTGGCCCTGCTCCGGCAGATGTCTATTCTCTTGAAATTCTGAAAAACGGCACCATAGTGGACAAAGTGCCACTTGCGCATCGAGGTTACTTCGTGGTTGGACGTTTGCCGGTGTGTGACGTCACCCTGGAACACCCGTCCATCTCCAGGTACCATGCTGTCGTTCAATACCGCCAGCAGCCCGGCGAAGGGGAGTCTGTCGGCGAGGATCGAGGTTTCTACATCCAGGATTTGGGCAGCACACACGGTACCGTCGTCAACAAGAACAAGATCCCTCCCAGCACGTACATCAGACTCCGTGTTGGACACGTTCTTAAGTTCGGCGGCAGCACGAGGCTATTCATCTTACAG GGTCCAGAATTTGATGAAGAAGAGGAATCTGAACTAACAGTCACCGAGCTAAGGGAGCAAGCCAGGAAACAGAGGGCGACGCTAGAGAAAAGAATGCTGGGAGATGGTTCTGATGAAGAAGAGGGAGAGAAGGACCAAGAGAAAAGCGGCAAGAGCAAAGTGTCCAGTGAAGACTCCGGCTGCTCTTGGGGAATGG CTGAGGAGGCGTTTCCGGAAGAGGACGAAAATGAGGAGAACCCCTTTTCAACAGAGTTCCAAGAAGACCAGGAAGCTGCCTACTTAAAGGACCCGAAGAAGGCCTTACAGGGTTTTTATGACAGGGAAG GCgaagagctggagtttgagtATGAAGACAAAAGCCACGGCAGCTGGCTCTGCAGGATCAA GCTGCCAGTGGACGATGCTTTGGGCCGACAGCTTGTTGCCGAGGTGACCCACACGGGGAAGAAGAAAGACGCGGCAGTCCAGTGCTGCCTCGAGGCCTGTCGGATGCTCGAAGCCAGAGGACTCTTGCGCCAAGAAGCAG TGTCCCGCAAGCGCAAGAAAAAGAACTGGGAAGATGAGGACTACTACGACAGTGACGATGACACCTTCCTGGATCGGACAGGCACCGTTGAAAAGAAGAGGAAAGAGAGGATGAAAAAAGCAGGAAAGATTGAAGAGCGGCCGGAGACGTATGAATCACTG CTGGCCAAGCTATCACAGGTGGAGAAGGAGGTCGCAGAAACCCAGAACAAGCTCGGCGCCCGTGGGAAAG ACGCTTCCGGCTGTTCAAGCGACGACCCGCTGGACGCCTTCATGACGGCTGTGCGCAGCGACGCCAGCATGGACGCCAGCATGGACGCCGTCGAGCGCAGGAAGCTCCACGTGCACATCGCTGATCTGCGAAAAGACGCCCAGCGCCTCCGCAAGTTGGTGGAACTCACTCGCCCGTCGCAGCTTCCCTCGCTGGTCCCCAG CGGAAGCTCAACATCCGAGAAACCGAAAAAAGCATTGCCGCTTTTTGGAGCCATGAAGGGAGGAAGCAAGTTCAAACTGAAGACTGGCACTATTGGG AAGTTGCCTCCTAAGCAGACCGTCTTGCCTCCTGCGCTGTTTAACATGAAAGAACTTCCAcctggaggagaagaagaagaggaggaggaggatgaagaaaAAAGGGAGGCAGAGCAGGAGACGGCTGAAAAAAAGGAGGATCATGAAGATAAAGTGTGCGAGTTGGACGTTGATCCCGTAGAGGCCAGTGGCCTCATTTCGCAACAGACTTCAGGACAGAAAGGAGACAAATCGGTGCCGGAGCCAAAAG AGCAAAGTCCTGTAAAGAGGAAAAGTAAAACTTGTACTGACACAGGGAACCCACTTTCTCATCGGAACCCTGAGCCACCATCTTCTG cagaATCCAGAGACAAAGATGACGAGGATGTCAGtccaagaaagaaaaagaaagtcaTGGGCCCCAGCAGG